A single genomic interval of Peribacillus sp. FSL H8-0477 harbors:
- a CDS encoding TetR/AcrR family transcriptional regulator, with the protein MIKKELIMEKALELFAKQGFEATSVQQITEHSRISKGAFYLSFKSKDELILALIDHFMIQITSDIDHIVKHASDKELLYEFFYASFKSYRDHSDFAKIFMKEQAQSCNEELIKKIHYYEGINEKNILLLVDRLYGDDIIQTRYDLVYCINGFLKHYAALFLFYNIPLDLHLLTQSLVEKTNVLAKHISIPFISLDLVEMIKPATHEELTKDQILKLMDNKLEELEESIEKESLTLLKQQLVEETLSRPLIKGLVENIHYHPHCKRLSYLLRQYYQF; encoded by the coding sequence ATGATTAAAAAAGAATTAATCATGGAGAAAGCACTCGAACTCTTTGCTAAGCAAGGATTTGAAGCCACATCCGTACAACAAATAACCGAGCACAGTCGTATCTCTAAAGGCGCTTTTTATTTATCTTTCAAATCAAAAGATGAACTAATATTAGCGCTTATTGATCATTTTATGATACAGATTACATCAGATATTGACCACATAGTCAAACATGCTTCAGATAAAGAACTTTTATATGAATTTTTCTATGCATCCTTTAAATCCTATCGAGATCATTCTGACTTCGCAAAAATTTTTATGAAAGAACAAGCACAGTCATGTAACGAAGAACTCATAAAAAAAATCCATTACTATGAAGGAATTAATGAGAAAAACATTCTTTTGCTAGTCGATCGTCTCTATGGAGATGACATCATTCAAACAAGGTATGATTTAGTTTATTGTATAAATGGATTCTTAAAACATTATGCCGCGCTATTTTTATTCTATAATATCCCTTTAGATTTACATCTTCTCACGCAATCCCTTGTGGAAAAAACAAATGTACTAGCTAAACATATTTCCATCCCTTTTATTTCACTTGACCTGGTTGAAATGATCAAGCCAGCCACCCATGAAGAACTGACCAAAGATCAAATTCTTAAGCTTATGGATAATAAGTTGGAAGAACTAGAAGAGTCCATTGAAAAAGAATCCTTGACGCTGCTTAAACAACAGCTGGTCGAAGAAACTTTATCACGCCCCCTAATAAAAGGGTTAGTAGAAAATATCCATTATCATCCACATTGTAAACGGCTGTCTTATTTATTACGCCAATATTATCAATTTTAA
- a CDS encoding TetR/AcrR family transcriptional regulator — translation MCKNSLTDRRIKKSKKAIKDSFLLLMKEKDVREITITEIVKAADLNRGTFYNNFHYKEDILDEIMDDVMHDFIISYREPYQHKETFNIKDLTSSTIKIFEHVASHKNFYTLIVKSTVWSTFQMRICHELKRLPLQDLMNSKQSTTINIELFTNYQAHAILGMIIEWIHDEFNYSPEYMAEQLIQILNYNHGQTILIKQPDNSEIR, via the coding sequence ATGTGTAAAAATTCGTTAACAGACCGAAGAATAAAGAAATCTAAGAAAGCAATAAAAGATTCATTCCTTCTATTAATGAAAGAAAAAGATGTTAGAGAAATAACGATAACCGAAATTGTCAAAGCTGCAGACCTTAATCGAGGAACCTTTTATAATAATTTTCATTACAAAGAGGATATATTAGATGAAATCATGGATGATGTGATGCATGATTTTATCATCTCCTACCGTGAGCCCTATCAGCATAAGGAAACCTTTAATATTAAAGATCTGACATCTTCAACCATTAAAATTTTTGAGCATGTGGCTTCCCATAAAAACTTCTATACACTGATTGTTAAATCTACCGTATGGTCTACCTTTCAAATGAGAATCTGTCATGAATTGAAAAGACTTCCCCTCCAAGATTTAATGAATTCGAAGCAAAGCACCACCATTAATATTGAACTCTTTACTAACTACCAAGCTCATGCGATTTTAGGAATGATTATTGAATGGATTCATGACGAGTTCAATTATAGTCCTGAGTACATGGCTGAACAGTTGATTCAAATTCTTAACTATAACCACGGGCAAACCATATTGATTAAACAACCTGACAATTCGGAAATACGTTAA
- a CDS encoding SDR family oxidoreductase, producing MKLQDKVAIVTGAASGMGKQIATHYATEGAKVVVSDLNLEGAEATVEEIKAAGGTAFAIKTNVASEEEINELIDTTVSTYGTVDILVNNAGIMDNMEPAADIETKNWDRIFAINTSSVMYSTRKVLPIFLEKESGVIINIASAGGLFGARAGGAYTASKHAVVGFTKNTGYMYAEKGIRCNAIAPGGVMTNITSSMTSINQFGASRQQTGMATNPRNGKPEEIAKVAVFLASDDSSFVNGQVISADSGWSAY from the coding sequence ATGAAATTACAAGATAAAGTAGCAATCGTAACAGGGGCAGCTTCAGGAATGGGGAAACAAATCGCAACGCATTATGCAACAGAGGGAGCTAAAGTGGTTGTATCTGATTTGAATTTAGAAGGCGCTGAAGCAACTGTAGAAGAAATTAAGGCTGCTGGGGGAACGGCGTTTGCCATTAAAACAAATGTAGCATCAGAAGAAGAAATTAATGAACTAATTGATACAACTGTTAGTACTTACGGTACAGTTGATATTTTAGTAAATAATGCTGGGATTATGGATAATATGGAACCAGCAGCTGATATCGAAACAAAAAATTGGGATCGTATTTTTGCCATTAATACGAGCAGTGTTATGTATTCTACTCGTAAAGTTCTGCCAATCTTCTTGGAAAAAGAAAGCGGTGTGATTATAAATATCGCTTCAGCTGGCGGTTTATTCGGAGCTCGTGCAGGCGGCGCTTACACAGCTTCTAAACATGCAGTTGTTGGTTTCACTAAAAACACTGGATACATGTATGCGGAAAAGGGCATCCGTTGTAATGCAATTGCACCTGGTGGAGTTATGACAAACATTACATCTTCTATGACAAGTATCAATCAATTTGGTGCTTCTCGTCAACAAACAGGAATGGCAACCAATCCACGTAATGGCAAGCCAGAAGAAATTGCTAAAGTGGCCGTATTCTTAGCTTCTGATGATTCAAGCTTTGTTAATGGGCAAGTTATTTCAGCAGATTCAGGTTGGAGCGCATACTAA
- a CDS encoding MFS transporter — translation MATFLLIMIYLAFISLGLPDSLLGAAWPVMQSDYGEPLETAGYLYMCIAAGTIVSSLASGWMNNKLGTGKVTFISVTMTAVALLGFTYSPSLIWLIICAIPLGLGAGAVDASLNNYVALHYKAHHMSWLHCFWGVGASIGPMVMAFYIVNQGSWRSGYLTIAIIQFSLAILLLFALPLWALVARKSPNESEPEGFSEVVDPTIKPLKIKGVKFALITFFFLCGAESTMGLWGSSYLVNTKELSAAEAAKWVSFFFIGMTVGRLVAGFITMKVSNKVLIRSGQLTALFGVALILLPLPISLSLTGFIFVGLGLAPIYPCLIHETPIRFGKVHSQSIIGYQMALAYTGTTFLPPLLGIVASKTSLWIFPIFILVFILGMFVSSEKVNHIIKNRSHSNNINASM, via the coding sequence ATCGCTACTTTCTTATTAATTATGATTTATTTGGCTTTCATTAGTCTCGGACTTCCTGATTCTTTACTGGGGGCAGCTTGGCCGGTTATGCAATCAGATTATGGGGAACCACTCGAAACGGCTGGTTATCTATATATGTGTATTGCTGCAGGGACCATTGTCTCAAGTTTAGCCAGCGGGTGGATGAATAATAAATTAGGAACGGGGAAAGTAACATTTATCAGTGTGACCATGACAGCTGTAGCTTTGTTAGGTTTTACTTATTCACCTTCCCTAATTTGGCTGATCATTTGTGCCATTCCGCTTGGACTGGGTGCCGGCGCTGTTGATGCTTCGTTGAATAATTATGTTGCACTTCATTATAAAGCCCATCATATGAGCTGGCTCCATTGTTTTTGGGGCGTCGGAGCGAGTATAGGACCGATGGTAATGGCTTTTTATATTGTTAATCAAGGCTCTTGGAGGTCAGGTTATTTAACCATTGCAATCATCCAATTCAGCTTAGCTATTCTTTTATTATTTGCTCTTCCATTGTGGGCGTTAGTAGCAAGAAAATCACCAAACGAAAGCGAGCCAGAGGGATTCAGTGAAGTAGTAGATCCCACGATTAAACCCCTGAAAATAAAAGGAGTTAAATTTGCCTTAATCACCTTCTTTTTCTTATGCGGCGCAGAATCGACAATGGGACTTTGGGGCAGTAGTTACTTGGTAAATACCAAGGAATTATCTGCTGCAGAAGCGGCTAAATGGGTGTCTTTCTTCTTTATTGGAATGACGGTAGGCAGACTGGTTGCAGGGTTTATCACCATGAAGGTCAGTAACAAGGTGCTCATCCGTTCTGGACAACTAACGGCGCTTTTTGGAGTCGCACTCATCCTGCTGCCATTACCGATATCGCTATCTTTAACTGGCTTTATTTTTGTTGGACTTGGCTTAGCTCCTATTTACCCATGTTTAATACATGAAACCCCCATCAGATTTGGGAAAGTTCATTCACAGTCTATTATTGGTTATCAAATGGCACTAGCTTATACAGGAACAACCTTTTTACCACCGTTGCTAGGGATCGTTGCATCGAAGACATCATTATGGATTTTCCCAATATTTATCCTAGTCTTTATTTTAGGTATGTTTGTGAGTTCAGAAAAGGTGAACCATATTATTAAGAATCGGTCTCATTCAAATAATATCAATGCAAGTATGTAG
- a CDS encoding lipid II flippase Amj family protein: MGLITGKIVIISVFLLIVTMIETLAYSMRISGARVKLIATALSLFGTMVIVSRFSTMIHQPLTAKLIAEAPEKNHLLFIEEQYRVLIGVTSVGVLLGICLFPTFINIFSRAIVQLSNERGSVYSLFIHHFNRQGMKKVCRCFALPRISYLKGITLQTIPKRLFIINVLISSVLTVGVLSAIYASLLVPEGSAQAAMMSSGIINGVATILLSLFVDPKASWLADRVTREPNKYVYLKSYSLTMITSKFVGTLAAQVLFLPAAYYVAWFANWI, encoded by the coding sequence GTGGGACTAATAACGGGAAAAATCGTCATCATATCTGTTTTTCTTTTAATTGTTACGATGATAGAAACTTTGGCTTATTCAATGAGAATTTCGGGAGCGAGGGTAAAATTAATCGCTACGGCTTTGTCTTTATTCGGAACGATGGTTATTGTGTCGAGGTTTTCGACGATGATTCATCAGCCATTAACGGCAAAGTTGATTGCGGAAGCTCCTGAGAAAAATCATTTACTGTTTATTGAGGAACAATATCGAGTGCTGATTGGGGTGACTTCGGTCGGCGTTTTGCTCGGAATCTGTCTGTTTCCAACTTTCATTAATATTTTTTCACGGGCTATTGTTCAATTATCAAATGAGCGTGGATCGGTATACTCCTTGTTTATCCATCATTTTAATCGACAGGGAATGAAAAAGGTCTGCAGGTGTTTTGCATTACCAAGGATTTCGTATCTAAAAGGAATCACGTTACAAACCATTCCTAAACGTTTATTTATTATCAATGTTCTTATCTCATCAGTTTTAACCGTAGGCGTACTTTCAGCGATTTATGCGTCATTGTTAGTACCAGAAGGGTCAGCACAAGCAGCTATGATGTCATCAGGAATCATTAATGGGGTGGCGACCATTTTATTATCACTGTTTGTTGATCCGAAAGCATCCTGGTTGGCCGATCGTGTAACGAGAGAACCAAACAAATACGTCTATTTAAAAAGCTATTCCTTAACGATGATCACGTCAAAATTCGTTGGTACCCTGGCTGCACAGGTGTTATTTCTGCCGGCTGCCTATTATGTTGCTTGGTTTGCAAACTGGATCTGA
- a CDS encoding efflux RND transporter permease subunit, translating to MRGLVNFVLRNKLAVWLLTIIITVSGIYSGTQMKTETIPEISIPYLMVMDVYPGATPEKVMEEVSIPLEEAVEGLDDVKAVYSNSYSNMSNLQVEYDYGVDMDEAKRALESAIDGVTLPEKAEEPTITAISLNMMPIVALSVSSTEEDIVDLTSTVEESLLPKIEKIDGVASATITGQHIEEIELTYDEAKMAKLDITEDKVKEMIQASDLAVSLGLYEFEEGEQAVSVDGKFMTADELKGMLIPVTPSASNPAPFVKLSDIAKIEVIGKEESVSRTNGENAIAIQIVKGQQANTVDVVNDVKDLIKEEEKKIDGLVVDVTLDQGAPIEKSVSTMFEKAIFGGIIAVLIILLFLRDIKSTIISIISIPVSILIAFLILHGLGITLNIMTLGAVTVAIGRVIDDSIVVVENIFRRMHLKGETLTGRALVREATLEMFKPILSSTLVTVAVFAPLIFVGGMVGELFMPFALTMTFALVASLIVAITIVPALSHFLFKKKLYGEKTESSHKDSGKLANWYKGVLRWTLNHKVITSIISVVLLAGSIALTPLIGFSFLGSEEEKVMYLTYTPETGELKDDTLANLEVVEEKLLKHEDIDIVQLSLSDSGDSMAAMMGGGGAGGALMYLIFDPEMENFPEVREEIEEYVFNIGQSGEWKSQNFSSMSAASDEVSYTFYSEDLEKLNDSVKTVEDVLKKNDGLKDVTASTEDAYVEYTFKVEQDELLQYGLTTGQIVMMLSPSTTEEVLTTIEKDGNSIDVIVQQEQEKQPKSIDDILAKKVPTATGAEMKLSDLVKVEKGTTLNTLARSKGEYYATVSGTITDKDISKATSEVDEAIDKLDLPKGVEIGVAGVAADMTETFTQLGLAMIAAIAIVYFILVVTFREGVAPFAILFSLPFAVIGSFVGLLIAGETISVSVMMGLLMLIGIVVTNAIVLVDRIIHMERDGMSMREAILEAGATRLRPILMTAIATIGALMPLAFGSGGGGFISKGLGITVIGGLTSSTLLTLLIVPIVYEVLSKLFKKKRSEIEEN from the coding sequence GTGAGAGGTTTAGTTAATTTTGTGTTAAGAAACAAACTGGCAGTTTGGCTGCTGACAATCATCATTACTGTGTCTGGTATATATTCAGGTACACAAATGAAAACGGAAACGATTCCAGAAATTTCTATTCCATACCTTATGGTAATGGATGTATACCCTGGAGCAACTCCTGAAAAAGTGATGGAAGAGGTCTCAATTCCGTTAGAAGAAGCGGTTGAAGGACTTGATGACGTGAAAGCTGTCTATTCCAATTCCTATTCCAATATGTCAAACCTTCAAGTGGAATACGATTATGGTGTTGATATGGATGAGGCTAAACGTGCTTTAGAATCGGCTATTGATGGGGTAACGTTACCGGAAAAAGCAGAAGAACCAACTATTACAGCGATTAGCTTAAACATGATGCCGATTGTGGCTCTAAGTGTAAGCAGTACAGAAGAGGATATTGTTGATTTAACGTCAACAGTTGAGGAAAGTCTGCTTCCAAAAATTGAGAAAATTGATGGTGTTGCATCGGCAACGATTACCGGTCAGCATATAGAAGAAATTGAATTAACGTATGATGAAGCAAAAATGGCTAAACTGGATATAACAGAAGATAAGGTAAAGGAAATGATTCAAGCAAGTGATTTAGCGGTTTCATTAGGTCTTTACGAATTTGAAGAAGGAGAGCAAGCTGTTTCAGTAGACGGTAAGTTCATGACAGCTGATGAATTAAAGGGAATGCTGATTCCTGTCACACCTTCGGCTAGTAATCCTGCACCTTTTGTGAAACTTAGCGATATTGCTAAAATTGAAGTCATTGGTAAAGAAGAATCAGTTTCACGAACTAACGGTGAAAATGCGATTGCCATCCAAATTGTTAAAGGTCAGCAAGCAAACACCGTTGACGTGGTTAACGATGTGAAGGATTTAATAAAAGAGGAAGAGAAAAAAATTGATGGTCTTGTCGTAGATGTCACCCTTGATCAAGGGGCGCCTATCGAGAAATCCGTGTCAACAATGTTTGAAAAAGCAATTTTTGGCGGGATTATTGCGGTATTAATCATCCTACTATTCTTACGTGATATTAAATCGACGATTATATCAATCATTTCCATTCCTGTTTCGATCTTAATCGCATTCCTAATCTTACATGGGTTGGGTATTACGTTAAATATTATGACGTTGGGTGCGGTTACGGTTGCCATTGGTCGTGTAATTGATGACTCAATCGTCGTTGTTGAAAATATTTTCCGACGCATGCATTTAAAAGGTGAAACATTAACAGGGCGTGCACTAGTACGTGAAGCGACACTTGAAATGTTCAAACCAATCCTGTCCTCAACATTAGTTACTGTTGCGGTATTCGCACCACTTATTTTTGTTGGAGGCATGGTAGGCGAATTGTTCATGCCGTTCGCTTTAACCATGACGTTTGCTCTTGTGGCTTCGTTAATTGTAGCTATAACAATCGTTCCAGCATTATCTCACTTCCTATTTAAGAAGAAGTTATATGGTGAAAAGACGGAAAGCAGTCATAAAGATTCTGGTAAATTAGCTAATTGGTACAAAGGTGTGCTTAGATGGACATTAAACCATAAGGTGATTACGTCCATTATTTCTGTTGTTTTATTAGCAGGCAGTATTGCATTAACACCATTAATTGGTTTTAGTTTCTTAGGCAGCGAAGAAGAAAAAGTGATGTACTTAACATACACACCAGAAACAGGAGAGCTCAAGGATGATACCTTGGCGAACCTTGAAGTGGTGGAAGAAAAGTTACTAAAACATGAAGACATAGATATCGTTCAATTATCTCTATCAGACAGCGGAGATTCCATGGCTGCGATGATGGGCGGCGGCGGAGCAGGTGGTGCTCTAATGTACCTCATCTTTGATCCGGAAATGGAAAACTTCCCTGAAGTACGTGAAGAAATTGAAGAATATGTGTTTAATATTGGTCAATCAGGCGAATGGAAGAGCCAAAACTTCTCCTCTATGTCGGCTGCAAGTGATGAAGTCAGCTACACGTTCTACAGTGAAGATTTAGAAAAACTAAATGACTCTGTAAAAACAGTAGAAGACGTTCTAAAGAAAAATGACGGCTTAAAAGATGTTACTGCAAGTACAGAGGATGCATATGTTGAATATACATTCAAAGTAGAACAAGATGAATTATTGCAATATGGATTAACAACGGGTCAAATCGTTATGATGTTAAGCCCTTCTACCACAGAAGAAGTATTAACAACCATTGAGAAAGATGGTAATTCAATAGATGTTATTGTTCAGCAAGAACAAGAAAAACAACCAAAATCGATTGATGATATTTTAGCTAAGAAAGTACCAACAGCAACTGGTGCTGAAATGAAACTTTCTGATTTGGTTAAAGTAGAAAAAGGAACTACCTTAAATACGTTAGCGCGTAGTAAAGGTGAATACTATGCAACGGTTTCAGGAACAATCACGGATAAAGATATTTCAAAAGCAACATCTGAAGTAGATGAAGCGATTGATAAATTAGATTTACCAAAAGGCGTAGAAATCGGTGTGGCTGGTGTAGCCGCAGATATGACGGAAACATTTACACAACTTGGTTTAGCTATGATTGCTGCAATCGCAATCGTGTACTTTATCCTTGTGGTTACTTTCCGTGAGGGTGTAGCACCATTTGCTATCCTGTTCTCCTTACCGTTTGCGGTCATTGGATCATTTGTCGGTTTATTAATCGCAGGTGAAACAATCTCTGTATCGGTCATGATGGGACTTCTCATGTTAATTGGTATCGTGGTAACCAATGCCATTGTACTGGTAGACCGTATTATTCATATGGAACGTGATGGTATGAGTATGCGTGAAGCCATTCTCGAGGCAGGCGCAACCCGACTTCGTCCAATTTTAATGACTGCCATTGCAACGATCGGAGCATTAATGCCACTAGCATTTGGCTCAGGCGGCGGCGGTTTTATATCAAAAGGTCTTGGTATTACTGTAATTGGCGGACTAACAAGTTCAACCTTATTAACATTATTGATTGTACCAATCGTTTACGAAGTACTTTCAAAACTGTTTAAGAAAAAACGCAGTGAAATAGAAGAAAACTAA
- the aspA gene encoding aspartate ammonia-lyase, giving the protein MTPVSFRSEKDFLGSKEVDITAYYGIQTLRAVENFPITGYRIHDELIKAMAIVKKAAAISNMEIGRLYEGLGNVIVQAADEIIEGKMHEQFIVDPIQGGAGTSINMNMNEVLANRGLELLGKERGDYFSLSPNNHVNMAQSTNDAFPTAIHIATLSLLEKLLITMRKMHTVFVNKGQEFDHVIKMGRTHLQDAVPIRLGQEFEAYSRVLARDIKRIENSREHLYEVNMGATAVGTGLNAQPKYIVSVVKHLADLTGFPLINAEHLVDATQNTDAYTEVSATLKVCMMNMSKIANDLRLMASGPRAGFGEINLPARQPGSSIMPGKVNPVMPEVINQVAFQVIGNDHTICLASEAGQLELNVMEPVLVFNLIQSISIMNNGFRAFTDHCLTGITANEARLKMNVENSIGIITAVNPHLGYDIVSRIAREAAATGKSVRELCLLHDVLTEEELNLILDPYEMTHPGIAGEKLLYRD; this is encoded by the coding sequence ATGACACCAGTTTCATTTCGTTCAGAAAAAGATTTCTTGGGTTCTAAAGAGGTAGATATTACAGCCTATTATGGCATTCAAACATTACGAGCCGTGGAGAATTTTCCTATCACCGGGTATCGCATCCATGATGAATTAATTAAAGCAATGGCTATTGTGAAGAAGGCGGCTGCTATTTCGAACATGGAAATTGGCAGATTATATGAAGGGTTAGGCAATGTGATTGTCCAGGCTGCTGATGAGATTATCGAGGGTAAGATGCATGAGCAGTTTATTGTCGATCCGATCCAGGGCGGAGCAGGGACCTCTATCAATATGAATATGAATGAGGTTTTAGCAAATCGAGGATTAGAGCTTCTTGGGAAAGAACGTGGAGATTATTTCAGTTTAAGTCCGAATAATCATGTCAATATGGCTCAATCTACGAATGATGCGTTCCCGACAGCGATACACATTGCCACGCTTTCTTTATTAGAAAAACTACTAATAACGATGAGAAAGATGCATACAGTATTTGTGAATAAAGGGCAAGAGTTTGATCATGTGATTAAAATGGGAAGAACGCATCTTCAAGATGCCGTGCCTATTCGACTCGGACAGGAGTTCGAAGCATACAGCCGAGTCTTGGCCCGTGATATTAAGCGTATTGAAAACAGTCGAGAGCACTTATATGAAGTCAATATGGGGGCAACGGCAGTCGGAACTGGATTAAATGCGCAGCCTAAATATATAGTGAGTGTCGTTAAGCATTTGGCGGACCTTACTGGTTTTCCATTAATAAATGCAGAACATCTCGTTGATGCTACGCAAAACACAGATGCTTATACAGAGGTTTCTGCGACATTGAAGGTATGTATGATGAACATGTCCAAAATCGCGAATGATTTACGACTTATGGCTTCAGGGCCACGCGCAGGTTTTGGAGAAATTAATCTACCAGCTCGTCAGCCGGGTTCATCCATTATGCCTGGAAAAGTGAATCCAGTTATGCCTGAAGTGATTAATCAAGTTGCTTTCCAGGTCATAGGGAATGATCATACCATTTGTCTTGCTTCTGAAGCAGGCCAATTGGAATTGAACGTTATGGAACCTGTTCTTGTGTTTAATCTTATTCAATCTATCAGTATTATGAACAACGGCTTCCGTGCATTTACAGACCATTGTTTAACCGGGATTACTGCGAATGAAGCAAGACTTAAAATGAATGTTGAAAATAGTATCGGAATTATTACCGCTGTTAATCCACATCTGGGATATGATATCGTCTCAAGGATTGCAAGGGAAGCAGCAGCAACAGGGAAATCGGTTCGGGAACTATGCCTCTTGCATGATGTATTAACAGAGGAAGAATTAAATCTCATTCTCGATCCTTATGAAATGACTCATCCTGGTATCGCAGGAGAAAAATTACTATATCGAGATTAA
- a CDS encoding helix-turn-helix domain-containing protein, protein MAKYSDEFKLMIVREYLNGPLGFKLLVRKYEIKSPTQLRNWVNIYKNQGAVGLSRKKTNEFYSVQFKLDVLSFMKRTGASYTETALHFGLTNPPLIASWKGKLLESGVEGLLKPKGRPAMSDKAKNNQRRKQPVKEMTVEQKLKRENELLRLENEYLKKLRAFQMDPDGYLEKHKQRYHTNSKKNSD, encoded by the coding sequence ATGGCTAAATATAGCGATGAGTTTAAGTTGATGATTGTGAGAGAGTATCTGAATGGTCCACTTGGCTTCAAACTACTTGTTCGTAAATACGAGATAAAATCACCTACGCAATTAAGAAATTGGGTAAATATATACAAGAACCAAGGCGCAGTTGGACTTTCTAGAAAGAAAACCAATGAATTTTACTCTGTTCAATTCAAGCTTGATGTACTAAGCTTTATGAAAAGGACAGGCGCTTCTTACACTGAAACGGCTCTTCACTTCGGGTTAACCAATCCACCTTTGATTGCTTCGTGGAAAGGAAAACTCCTTGAGAGTGGTGTGGAAGGCCTACTTAAACCGAAAGGACGGCCAGCCATGTCAGACAAAGCGAAGAACAATCAAAGAAGAAAACAGCCTGTAAAAGAGATGACCGTTGAACAGAAACTCAAAAGGGAAAATGAACTTCTGCGTTTGGAGAACGAGTACCTAAAAAAGTTGCGCGCTTTTCAGATGGATCCGGACGGTTATCTCGAAAAGCACAAGCAGCGCTATCATACGAACTCAAAGAAGAATTCCGACTGA
- a CDS encoding TetR/AcrR family transcriptional regulator: MSPTGIREQKKSKRYKSIVLTAEKLFLENGLDTVQMQDVADAEGIGIATLFRYFPKKDKLIVAVAVNNLANKVEHFEKIASKNVSSFERVEQILDYLMEHSTNPLSNSMRFREAFESYASFAQKPLEDIDDYLDIQKIITQILMKIIEDGKLDGSIRSNVSVKEALITIINAFGNFGSNIALKAPISYLEEDIAPVIQQTLLKEMLLSYIRP, encoded by the coding sequence ATGTCACCTACTGGCATACGGGAACAAAAGAAGAGTAAACGTTATAAGAGTATCGTTCTTACTGCTGAAAAGCTATTTCTCGAGAACGGTTTAGATACAGTACAAATGCAAGATGTGGCTGATGCTGAGGGAATTGGAATAGCCACTTTGTTTAGGTACTTTCCTAAAAAAGATAAATTGATTGTGGCGGTTGCTGTAAACAATTTAGCGAATAAGGTTGAACATTTTGAAAAAATAGCTTCGAAAAACGTCTCTAGTTTTGAGAGAGTCGAACAAATATTGGATTATCTGATGGAACATTCTACAAACCCTCTTAGTAATTCAATGAGATTTCGCGAAGCATTTGAAAGCTATGCATCCTTTGCACAAAAGCCACTGGAAGATATTGATGACTATTTAGACATCCAAAAGATCATTACGCAGATTCTTATGAAAATCATTGAAGATGGCAAACTAGATGGTTCAATTCGGAGCAATGTTTCCGTCAAAGAAGCGTTGATTACCATTATTAATGCCTTTGGTAACTTCGGAAGCAATATAGCCTTAAAAGCTCCCATTTCTTACTTAGAAGAAGATATTGCTCCCGTCATTCAACAAACATTGTTAAAAGAAATGCTTCTATCTTATATACGACCTTAA
- a CDS encoding DUF1428 family protein, which produces MYVEIYLYPVLEENKEQFLKINLEAERIYKEYGAIESETYTAASTQSEYGCLGMESAVELHENEILMLEINRYHNKEHQSQVLEKVDKDEQINNLYNQMTKVIDMSRTVRGEFGK; this is translated from the coding sequence GTGTATGTAGAAATTTACCTGTATCCTGTACTAGAAGAAAACAAAGAACAATTTTTAAAAATCAATCTTGAAGCTGAACGTATATACAAAGAGTATGGGGCGATCGAAAGTGAAACATATACTGCCGCATCCACTCAATCGGAATATGGTTGTTTAGGAATGGAATCAGCTGTTGAACTACACGAAAACGAAATCCTTATGTTAGAAATTAACCGATATCATAATAAGGAGCACCAAAGTCAGGTTTTGGAGAAAGTGGATAAGGATGAACAGATTAATAACTTATACAATCAAATGACCAAAGTCATTGATATGAGTCGAACTGTCCGAGGTGAATTTGGCAAGTGA